CCGGCCCCCAGCTGAAGTTGAAGAAGACCACATAGGCGTTGGCCGCGATCAGGGCGGTGAGGCCCGTCTGATCGTCCAGCTGCAGCGAGCCATCCACCAGCGCGGCCTTGGAAAAGCACCAGGCGACGATCCCGAGCGTGACGAACATGCCGGCCGAACCGATCAGCAGCAGCGGCTTTCGGCCGATCTTGTCGATCACGGCGATGGCGGCCAGGCAGGCGGCGATCGACAGCACGCCCGACAGGATGTTGATCTGCAGCGCATCGTTCTCGGAAAAGCCGACCGACTGCCACAGCACCGCGCCGTAGTAGAAGACGATGTTGATGCCCACCAGCTGCTGGAACACCGCCAGGATCAGGCCGGCCCAGACGATGGGGCGCACCTTGCGGGTGGCCGGATCCAGCAGGTCAGAGAATTTGGGTTTGTGGTCAGCGGCGAGGGAGGCGCGGATTTCGGCGACCTTGCGCGCGCCGGCTTCGGGGCCGAACAGCTTGGTCAGCACCGCCTGCGCTTCGGCCTCGCGGCGCTTCACCACCAGAAAGCGCGGGCTCTCCGGGATCAGCAGCAGCGCCAGCAGATAGATGGCGGCCGGGATCACCTGAAGCCAGAACATCCAGCGCCAGGCGGGAAAGCCCATCCAAAAGTCCGCCGTCGAGCCGCCGGCGGTGGCCGCCAGCGCATAGTTGGCGACGAACGCCCCGGTCAGGCCGGTGATGATCATGATCTGCTGGACGCTGGACAAGCGGCCGCGGATCGAGGCGGGCGTCACCTCCGAGATATAGGCCGGCGCCAGCACCGAGGCCGCGCCCACGCCCAGACCACCGATGAAGCGGGCGATGATGAAATGGGCCGAGGTGTCGGCGAGGCCGGCGCCCAGCGCGCTGAGGATAAACAGGACGGCGGCGATCAGCATCACCGTCTTGCGGCCGATTGC
The genomic region above belongs to Brevundimonas sp. PAMC22021 and contains:
- a CDS encoding sugar porter family MFS transporter, translating into MAGPTGGSGPDIAGGDRVNMAFIALIVAVATIGGFMFGYDSGVINGTQDGIEAAFNLEALGVGFNVGAILLGCAAGAFIAGRLADAIGRKTVMLIAAVLFILSALGAGLADTSAHFIIARFIGGLGVGAASVLAPAYISEVTPASIRGRLSSVQQIMIITGLTGAFVANYALAATAGGSTADFWMGFPAWRWMFWLQVIPAAIYLLALLLIPESPRFLVVKRREAEAQAVLTKLFGPEAGARKVAEIRASLAADHKPKFSDLLDPATRKVRPIVWAGLILAVFQQLVGINIVFYYGAVLWQSVGFSENDALQINILSGVLSIAACLAAIAVIDKIGRKPLLLIGSAGMFVTLGIVAWCFSKAALVDGSLQLDDQTGLTALIAANAYVVFFNFSWGPVMWVMLGEMFPNQMRGSALAVAGLAQWLANFAISVSFPWTAATLGLVVTYGFYAVSALISFFLVQAWVRETRGRELEDMTG